A single Marinobacter sp. es.042 DNA region contains:
- a CDS encoding Ig-like domain-containing protein gives MSITIAIVLNVSGKVWAEAPDGSRRLLEQGDALMLGERLITAEDGRVLLDFGYNNTATVDSGVTILASAELASNFVPSPNEDSIVEDESVAQALAAIEEALGTSIEEAEAPAAGLEGGSAGGSSSVRLARILENINPSDISLDLTTVQADTPVVDIDGGSGLNPTAPEPGTLSIESVSGGTSDTPAYTINGSGNNLANGESITVTITDQNGTTVSQVINPGPDGSYTAVISQLTRLVDGPITIDASATAANGERLTASTGGTLDVTTGMLDVTAQSIDNDAQTIDLTGTTTDVAEGNAVELTITDTQGTVVTATATVGADGSFSIAGVDLSGLVDGSLTIEASAQDRNGNNVTDRTSGTFNAVDDVPVISGDITGNVTEDEATILTTTGTLAANGGDPGEDAFTGETLAGTYGELVIDENGTWTYSADNSQQAIQGLATDQTLTDSFTVTNADGVTTETVTITINSAQDAPVANDDAPLTTDEDTVLSNIDVLGNDTDSDGDSLSVTQATATNGTVIINADGTLDYIPNANFAGNDTIAYTVSDGNGGTDSASVAVTVNPVDDQSSLSLTDGAATEDSTSAGAVIGEITLTDEEFNATVDFTAGTNDDGYYEIVGNEVRLTSAGETYLDAGNALPDVSLTTNDGVTVSNTVTTTLVNDTSTLSLTNGSVTEDSTSAGDVIGEITLTDEEGNATVDFTAGTNDNGYYEIVGNEVRLTSAGEAYLDAGNALPDVSLTTNDGVTATNTVTTTLVNDQASLSLTDGVATEDSTSAGDVIGEITLTDEEGNATVDFTAGTNDDGYYEIVGNEVRLTSAGEAYLDAGNELPDVSLTTNDGVTVSNTVTTTLVNDQSSLSLTDGSATEDSTSAGAVISEITLTDEEGNATVDFTAGTNDDGYYEIVGNEVRLTSAGETYLDAGNALPDVSLTTNDGVTATNTVTTTLVNDQSSLTLTDGVATEDSTSAGAVISEITLTDEEGNATVDFTAGTNDDGYYEIVGNEVRLTSAGETYLDAGNALPNVSLTTNDGVIATNTVTTTLVNDISTLSLTDGTATEDATSAGDVIGEITLTDEEGNATVDFTAGTNDDGYYEIVGNEVRLTSAGETYLDAGNALPDVSLTTNDGVIATNTVTTTLVNDQSSLTLTDGTATEDSTSAGAVISEITLTDEEGNATVDFTAGTNDAGYYEIVGNEVRLTSAGETYLDAGNTLPNVSLTTNDGVTATNTVTTTLANDTSTLSLTDGSATEDTTSAGDVIGEITLTDEEGNATVNFTAGTNDDGYYEIVGNEVRLTSAGETYLDAGNALPDVSLTTNDGVTVSNTVTTTLVNDTSTLSLTDGTATEDSTSAGAVISEITLTDEEGNATVDFTAGTNDDGYYEIVGNNVVLTADGEAYLDAGNPLPDVSLTTNDGVTATNTVTTRLVNDTSTLSLTDGTAAEDTTSAGDVISEITLTDEEGNATVDFTAGTNDDGYYEIVGNEVRLTSAGETYLDAGNALPDVSLTTNDGVTATNIVTTTLVNDQSSLSLTDGSVTEDSTSAGAVIGEITLTDEEGNATVDFTAGTNDNGYYEIVGNEVRLTSAGETYLDAGNTLPNVSLTTNDGVTATNTVTTTLVNDAPVANDDAALTTDEDTVLSNIDVLGNDTDSDGDTLSVTQATATNGMVIINADGTLDYTPNTNFAGDDTIIYTVSDGNGGTDSASVAITVNPVADPADITVQATDSAVTEDDANDNTASGTVNVSDADSGEGTLSSATANYGSPTVDGSGNWTYTLDNTNTTVQALKAGETLTDTITFTSDDGTTATQDITINGTDDVPLISGDTTGAVTEDDANTLTVTGALAATGGDAGEDVFTAETLTGTYGELVIGENGTWTYSADNSQQAIQELAEGDALTDTITVTNADGVTTQEVTITLNGANDDPVATDDTYVFSTIPGLFGEYFAYQQGTDGSNLTNVAQVKNFIAATQADATFIGTSIDYGLIGGGLGSDGKLQNFLKTDSNSLSKDPDNSSDAIIRMTGNLELEAGTYQFRVRADDGYRIEVNGQTVAEFNGNQGATTRSGSEFTLSGDGPHSVEIVYWDQAGGAQLRIEIREQGGQYQTFGVQHVSHTGPDSALIVDENQSLEISPATLLENDVDEDGDTLVIQSVQDATNGTVALNGSGNIVFTPDDNFSGDASFSYTVSDGQGGTDTATVTVDVKPVADAPTLTAIDATSVQAGVTTISTGSPDEPVEPDAFNSGAGVDRQYLEIELGLPNNFLNNRFDPDGDQVTDPGNVTVVDGKITGSSQALTAGMDITWDYTFTNGEDFANEVSLGYNDLVVLVVTAPSGARETLLVDSSENKFPNQAVEGTFTYTATESGHHQFQWLVLNGGDGNKDSWLSLTTPTVTAPGLAGNYGMPVDLVINAALADQDGSETLGIVIDGMPAGAALTAGVQNPDGTWSLGASDLNDLQLLPPAEFSGDIALTITATATESGNNDEQSVTDTLTVTVDRTEETVSGDQQGNNLQGAATDDLVRGYAGDDTLSGGAGNDYLIGGAGNDTLIGGADGDVLTGGVGADVFRWELGDANDGQLTQDRVTDFTIDTQDGYNGSGQGDQLELTDLLQDASSATINDYMMAREEHGDTVLYLNKDGALSDSGDNAHQSITLSGVSMDGQTSDQFIDSLLSNNQIKIE, from the coding sequence ATGAGCATCACGATTGCCATCGTTCTGAACGTTTCCGGGAAAGTCTGGGCAGAGGCGCCGGACGGAAGCCGCAGACTTCTGGAACAAGGTGACGCTCTAATGCTGGGTGAGAGACTGATCACTGCGGAAGACGGTCGTGTGTTGCTTGATTTCGGCTACAACAACACAGCCACTGTCGACAGTGGTGTAACAATCCTCGCGAGCGCCGAATTGGCAAGCAATTTCGTTCCCTCACCCAACGAGGACTCCATCGTTGAAGATGAAAGTGTTGCGCAGGCACTTGCAGCCATCGAGGAGGCTTTGGGCACCAGCATTGAGGAGGCCGAGGCACCGGCCGCCGGTTTGGAAGGTGGTAGTGCTGGAGGCAGCAGTTCTGTCCGCCTTGCCCGCATTCTGGAGAACATCAACCCTTCCGACATCAGCCTGGACCTGACAACAGTACAGGCCGATACACCGGTGGTTGATATTGACGGGGGCTCTGGCCTGAACCCGACCGCCCCCGAACCCGGCACTCTCTCCATTGAGAGTGTTTCCGGCGGAACCAGCGACACTCCCGCTTACACCATCAATGGTTCGGGCAACAACCTGGCCAATGGCGAATCGATTACGGTAACAATCACTGACCAGAACGGAACGACAGTTTCGCAGGTGATCAACCCAGGACCTGACGGCAGCTATACAGCGGTCATCTCTCAACTGACTAGGCTGGTTGATGGGCCAATCACGATTGATGCCTCCGCAACGGCGGCCAATGGCGAAAGATTGACAGCTTCAACAGGGGGTACGCTGGACGTCACTACCGGAATGCTGGACGTGACAGCCCAATCCATTGACAACGATGCACAAACCATTGACCTGACCGGGACCACTACCGACGTCGCGGAAGGTAACGCGGTCGAACTGACGATTACTGACACTCAAGGTACTGTGGTGACAGCAACTGCAACCGTTGGTGCTGATGGTTCCTTCAGCATCGCTGGCGTGGATCTTTCGGGCCTCGTGGATGGAAGTCTCACCATTGAAGCCTCCGCTCAGGATCGTAATGGCAACAACGTTACTGACCGCACATCAGGCACCTTCAATGCCGTCGACGATGTGCCAGTGATCTCTGGCGATATAACCGGCAACGTCACTGAGGACGAGGCCACCATCCTCACTACCACGGGCACTCTGGCAGCCAACGGCGGCGACCCTGGCGAAGATGCCTTCACTGGCGAGACCCTGGCCGGCACCTACGGCGAACTGGTCATCGATGAAAACGGCACCTGGACTTACAGCGCAGATAACAGTCAACAGGCCATTCAGGGTCTGGCTACCGACCAAACCCTGACGGACAGCTTCACGGTTACCAATGCCGATGGCGTGACCACCGAGACGGTCACTATCACCATTAACAGTGCCCAAGACGCACCTGTGGCGAATGACGATGCGCCCCTAACCACCGACGAAGACACGGTGCTGAGCAACATCGACGTGCTGGGCAATGACACCGACAGCGATGGCGACAGCCTCAGCGTCACTCAGGCAACGGCCACCAATGGCACGGTCATCATTAACGCTGACGGCACACTGGATTACATCCCAAATGCCAACTTCGCCGGAAACGACACCATCGCCTACACCGTCAGTGACGGCAATGGCGGCACCGATTCCGCCTCCGTCGCGGTTACCGTCAATCCGGTGGACGACCAGTCCAGCCTCAGCCTGACCGATGGCGCGGCGACTGAAGACAGCACCAGCGCTGGCGCGGTGATCGGCGAGATCACCCTGACTGACGAGGAATTCAACGCCACCGTCGATTTCACCGCGGGCACGAACGATGACGGCTATTACGAGATCGTCGGCAACGAAGTCCGCCTGACGTCCGCTGGTGAGACCTACCTGGACGCCGGTAACGCACTGCCGGATGTGAGCCTGACCACCAACGATGGCGTCACTGTCAGCAACACCGTAACCACAACGCTGGTGAACGATACCTCAACGCTGAGCCTGACCAATGGCTCCGTCACCGAGGACAGCACCTCGGCTGGTGACGTGATCGGCGAGATCACTCTGACCGACGAAGAAGGCAATGCCACGGTCGACTTCACGGCGGGCACCAATGACAACGGCTATTACGAGATCGTCGGTAACGAGGTGCGTTTGACCTCGGCTGGTGAAGCCTATCTGGATGCGGGTAACGCGCTCCCAGATGTGAGCCTGACCACTAACGACGGCGTGACCGCGACCAATACGGTCACCACCACCCTGGTGAACGACCAGGCCAGCCTCAGTCTGACTGATGGCGTTGCCACCGAGGACAGCACCTCGGCTGGTGACGTGATCGGCGAGATCACCCTGACCGACGAGGAAGGCAACGCCACGGTCGATTTCACGGCCGGCACCAATGACGATGGCTACTATGAAATTGTCGGCAACGAAGTGCGTCTGACGTCCGCCGGTGAAGCGTATCTGGACGCCGGTAACGAATTGCCAGACGTCAGCCTGACCACCAACGATGGCGTCACTGTCAGCAACACCGTAACCACCACTTTGGTAAATGACCAATCCAGCCTCAGTCTGACTGATGGCTCCGCCACCGAAGACAGCACCAGCGCTGGCGCGGTGATCAGCGAAATCACCCTCACGGATGAAGAAGGCAACGCCACCGTCGACTTCACGGCCGGCACCAATGACGATGGCTACTATGAAATTGTCGGCAACGAAGTGCGTCTGACGTCCGCTGGTGAGACTTATTTGGACGCCGGTAACGCACTGCCGGACGTGAGCCTGACCACCAACGATGGTGTAACCGCAACGAACACCGTGACCACAACCCTGGTGAACGATCAGTCCAGCCTCACTCTGACTGATGGCGTTGCCACCGAAGACAGCACTAGCGCTGGCGCGGTGATCAGCGAAATCACCCTCACGGATGAAGAAGGCAACGCCACCGTCGACTTCACGGCGGGTACCAATGACGATGGCTACTATGAAATTGTCGGCAACGAAGTCCGCCTGACGTCCGCTGGAGAGACCTACCTGGACGCCGGTAACGCGCTCCCAAATGTGAGCCTGACCACCAACGACGGTGTGATCGCGACGAACACCGTGACCACCACGCTGGTGAACGATATCTCAACGCTGAGCCTGACTGATGGCACGGCGACTGAAGACGCCACCTCCGCCGGGGATGTGATCGGTGAGATCACCCTCACCGATGAGGAAGGCAACGCGACCGTCGATTTCACCGCGGGCACGAACGATGACGGCTATTACGAGATCGTCGGCAACGAAGTCCGCCTGACGTCCGCTGGTGAAACCTACCTGGACGCCGGTAATGCACTGCCAGACGTCAGTCTGACCACTAACGACGGCGTGATCGCAACCAACACCGTGACCACAACCCTGGTGAACGATCAGTCCAGCCTCACTCTGACCGATGGCACGGCGACCGAAGACAGCACTAGCGCTGGCGCGGTGATCAGTGAAATCACCCTCACGGATGAAGAAGGCAACGCCACCGTCGACTTCACCGCCGGTACCAATGACGCCGGCTACTATGAAATTGTCGGTAACGAGGTGCGTTTGACCTCGGCTGGTGAGACTTACCTCGATGCAGGTAACACCCTTCCCAACGTCAGCCTGACCACCAACGATGGTGTGACCGCCACCAACACCGTGACCACTACCCTGGCGAACGATACCTCAACCCTGAGCCTGACCGATGGCTCCGCCACGGAAGACACCACCTCCGCCGGGGATGTGATCGGCGAGATCACCCTCACCGACGAAGAAGGCAACGCGACCGTCAATTTCACCGCCGGCACCAACGACGATGGCTATTACGAGATTGTCGGGAACGAAGTCCGCCTGACGTCCGCTGGTGAGACCTACCTGGACGCCGGTAACGCACTGCCGGATGTGAGCCTGACCACCAACGATGGCGTCACTGTCAGCAACACCGTAACCACCACGTTGGTGAACGATACTTCGACCCTGAGCCTCACCGATGGCACGGCGACCGAAGACAGCACCAGCGCTGGCGCGGTGATTAGCGAGATCACCCTCACCGATGAGGAAGGTAACGCCACCGTCGACTTCACCGCCGGCACGAACGATGACGGCTACTATGAGATTGTCGGCAATAACGTGGTCCTCACCGCAGACGGTGAAGCGTATCTGGATGCCGGCAACCCACTGCCAGACGTCAGCCTGACGACTAACGATGGTGTGACCGCCACCAACACCGTGACCACCAGGCTGGTGAACGATACTTCGACGCTGAGCCTGACTGATGGCACGGCGGCTGAAGACACCACCTCCGCCGGTGACGTAATCAGCGAGATCACCCTGACTGACGAGGAAGGCAACGCGACCGTCGACTTCACGGCGGGTACCAATGACGATGGCTACTATGAAATTGTCGGGAACGAAGTCCGTCTGACCTCCGCTGGTGAGACCTACCTGGATGCCGGAAACGCCTTGCCGGACGTGAGTTTGACGACCAACGACGGTGTAACCGCGACCAACATCGTGACCACCACGTTGGTGAACGACCAGTCGAGCCTCAGCCTGACCGATGGCTCGGTCACCGAAGACAGCACCAGCGCTGGCGCGGTGATCGGCGAGATCACCCTGACTGACGAGGAAGGTAACGCGACCGTCGATTTCACAGCCGGCACCAACGACAACGGCTATTACGAGATCGTCGGCAACGAAGTCCGTCTGACCTCCGCCGGTGAAACCTATCTGGATGCGGGTAACACACTTCCCAACGTCAGCCTGACCACTAACGACGGTGTGACCGCCACTAACACGGTGACCACCACCCTGGTGAACGACGCACCTGTGGCGAATGACGATGCAGCCCTCACCACCGACGAAGATACGGTGCTGAGCAACATCGACGTGCTGGGTAATGACACTGACAGCGACGGCGACACCTTGAGTGTCACCCAGGCAACCGCCACCAATGGCATGGTCATCATCAACGCTGACGGCACGCTGGATTACACCCCGAATACCAACTTCGCCGGCGACGACACCATCATCTACACCGTCAGCGACGGCAATGGCGGCACCGATTCAGCATCTGTCGCGATTACCGTCAATCCGGTGGCTGACCCGGCGGACATCACCGTGCAGGCCACCGACAGTGCGGTTACTGAAGACGATGCGAATGACAACACCGCAAGCGGCACAGTGAATGTGAGCGATGCCGATAGCGGCGAAGGCACACTAAGCAGCGCAACCGCGAACTACGGCTCCCCGACCGTGGATGGGAGCGGCAACTGGACCTACACGCTGGATAACACCAACACGACGGTGCAGGCCCTGAAAGCCGGTGAGACACTCACCGACACCATCACTTTCACCAGTGATGACGGCACGACCGCTACCCAGGACATCACCATTAACGGCACCGATGATGTGCCACTGATCTCTGGCGACACCACCGGTGCAGTCACCGAAGACGACGCCAACACCCTCACGGTCACGGGTGCTCTAGCAGCCACTGGCGGGGACGCCGGCGAAGACGTCTTCACCGCCGAAACCCTCACGGGTACCTACGGCGAACTGGTCATCGGTGAAAACGGCACCTGGACTTACAGTGCGGACAACAGCCAGCAGGCTATCCAGGAACTGGCCGAAGGCGACGCCCTGACCGACACCATCACGGTGACCAACGCCGATGGCGTGACCACGCAGGAAGTGACAATCACCCTGAACGGAGCAAACGACGATCCTGTCGCTACGGATGACACCTATGTGTTCAGCACTATCCCCGGCCTGTTCGGCGAGTACTTCGCCTACCAGCAGGGAACAGATGGCAGCAACCTGACGAACGTGGCTCAGGTCAAAAACTTTATCGCCGCAACACAGGCCGACGCCACCTTCATTGGAACAAGCATCGACTACGGTTTGATCGGCGGTGGGCTGGGCAGCGATGGAAAGCTTCAGAACTTTCTGAAAACCGACAGTAATTCGCTGTCAAAGGATCCCGACAACAGTTCTGACGCCATTATCCGGATGACGGGCAACCTTGAGCTCGAAGCTGGCACGTATCAGTTCCGGGTTCGTGCCGATGACGGTTATCGTATCGAAGTTAATGGCCAGACCGTTGCCGAATTTAACGGCAACCAGGGTGCCACAACCCGCTCTGGCAGCGAGTTCACTCTGTCCGGCGACGGCCCCCACTCCGTTGAAATCGTGTACTGGGATCAAGCTGGAGGAGCGCAACTACGGATAGAGATTCGCGAACAGGGCGGGCAATACCAGACATTTGGTGTCCAGCACGTTTCCCATACCGGCCCTGATTCGGCTCTGATCGTTGATGAAAACCAGTCTCTGGAAATTTCACCGGCAACTCTGCTCGAAAACGACGTCGATGAGGATGGCGACACGCTGGTCATCCAGAGTGTTCAGGATGCCACTAACGGAACTGTGGCTCTTAACGGCAGCGGCAATATCGTGTTCACGCCGGATGACAACTTCTCAGGTGACGCCTCATTCTCATACACGGTCAGCGACGGCCAAGGCGGCACAGACACTGCGACCGTCACGGTTGATGTGAAACCGGTTGCGGATGCACCGACATTGACGGCGATCGATGCAACCAGTGTCCAGGCTGGCGTCACCACTATTTCTACCGGATCACCGGATGAACCGGTGGAGCCCGATGCCTTTAACTCCGGCGCGGGTGTCGACAGGCAATACCTCGAAATCGAGCTTGGCCTGCCCAACAATTTCCTCAACAATCGTTTCGATCCGGACGGTGACCAAGTCACCGATCCGGGCAACGTAACCGTGGTAGACGGCAAAATAACAGGGAGTTCGCAGGCTCTGACAGCGGGCATGGACATTACCTGGGATTACACATTCACCAACGGTGAGGATTTCGCGAACGAGGTGTCCTTAGGCTACAACGACCTGGTCGTTTTGGTGGTCACGGCACCATCCGGTGCCAGGGAGACCTTGCTGGTAGACTCCTCGGAAAATAAATTCCCGAACCAGGCCGTAGAAGGAACATTCACCTACACAGCAACGGAGTCGGGGCACCATCAGTTCCAATGGTTAGTGTTAAACGGCGGCGATGGCAACAAGGACTCTTGGCTCTCATTGACGACACCAACCGTTACGGCTCCCGGGCTGGCTGGCAACTACGGAATGCCAGTAGATCTGGTAATCAATGCAGCGCTTGCCGATCAGGACGGCTCCGAAACCCTGGGCATTGTGATTGATGGCATGCCTGCTGGTGCTGCGCTAACTGCCGGCGTTCAGAATCCTGACGGCACCTGGAGCCTGGGCGCCAGTGACCTGAACGACCTTCAGTTATTGCCTCCGGCGGAATTCAGTGGCGACATCGCACTGACCATCACGGCAACCGCAACTGAGTCTGGCAACAACGATGAGCAATCAGTAACGGACACGCTCACCGTCACGGTCGATCGGACGGAGGAGACTGTATCCGGCGACCAGCAGGGCAACAACCTGCAGGGCGCCGCAACAGATGATCTTGTTCGCGGATACGCCGGAGACGACACGCTGTCAGGCGGTGCCGGAAACGATTACCTGATCGGAGGCGCAGGCAACGACACCCTGATTGGAGGTGCTGATGGCGATGTTCTTACCGGGGGCGTTGGAGCCGATGTTTTCCGTTGGGAGTTGGGCGATGCAAACGATGGTCAGTTGACTCAGGACAGGGTCACGGACTTCACCATTGACACTCAGGATGGCTATAACGGTTCCGGGCAAGGCGACCAGCTGGAGCTGACAGACCTGCTTCAGGATGCGTCATCCGCGACCATTAATGATTACATGATGGCTCGTGAAGAGCATGGCGATACGGTTCTTTATCTCAACAAGGATGGGGCTCTTTCCGATAGCGGCGACAATGCCCATCAGTCGATCACCCTAAGCGGAGTGAGCATGGACGGCCAGACGTCCGACCAGTTCATCGACTCCTTGCTTAGCAACAATCAGATCAAGATCGAGTGA
- a CDS encoding TolC family outer membrane protein, protein MSIIKKIMESGAAAVFAATCLSAPLFAQAKGDSAVDAIRKAIETNPEVRASWHQFLVAGHETKTAYGGYKPSLDASARYGLENRNYGPVDEYDGYDGQVTLTQMLYDGFQTQSSVQRFEERQLVSYFDLLGQIEETSLEALRSYLDVARQRELVALARDNLQTHQDVYDQVSESAEAGVARAADLEQVSGRLSLAEANLFTVASNLHDVQARYLRIIGEKPPTELEEVQLAADLVPPSVTDALSIAYEGNPSFRAAHREIKAAEASVEENRSGFHPKVDLVASYGHRSYDDLGFDNSETDGRIGIELNVNLYRGGSDRARVRGAYEQVNVAKDLRDKACVDIRQEIQIAFNDVRNLENQIPILNNHRLSSARVRTAYKDQFDIGERTLLDVLDAENEYFDASRAYANAVYDRKLAVARVQAGMGHLVSSLGLVRDGLPSMEELGVSPLEITDSVCPAVALDDSVNLLLDSDKDGVKNYKDRCPGTAPGARVDVKGCEVASELEVVKTAVIEFANDSARIEPTSQEYLDDIGRFLTQNPEAQVEIVGHASRTGAPAYNQALSLRRAEAVAQVLADRYGIDRQRLTTEGQGFYQPRFSLGSAAALNANRRADVRVLASGSSSQLK, encoded by the coding sequence TTGTCGATTATCAAGAAGATCATGGAATCAGGGGCTGCCGCTGTTTTTGCCGCAACTTGCCTGTCAGCGCCCCTTTTTGCCCAGGCCAAGGGCGATAGCGCGGTCGATGCGATCAGAAAAGCGATCGAAACGAATCCCGAGGTTCGCGCGAGCTGGCATCAGTTTCTGGTTGCGGGTCATGAAACAAAGACCGCCTATGGCGGCTACAAGCCATCGCTGGATGCCAGCGCCCGTTATGGCCTGGAGAATCGAAACTACGGGCCAGTGGACGAATACGATGGTTATGATGGTCAAGTGACTCTGACCCAAATGTTGTATGACGGATTTCAGACCCAGAGCAGCGTCCAGCGGTTTGAGGAGCGGCAGCTGGTCAGTTACTTCGATCTGCTGGGGCAGATTGAAGAGACCTCGCTGGAGGCGCTTCGGTCCTATCTGGATGTTGCTCGTCAGAGGGAACTCGTGGCTTTGGCGCGAGACAATCTCCAAACCCATCAGGATGTCTATGATCAGGTAAGTGAAAGTGCCGAAGCCGGAGTGGCGCGGGCGGCTGACCTTGAACAGGTTAGTGGTCGCCTGTCTCTGGCCGAAGCGAACCTGTTCACGGTCGCCAGCAATCTCCATGATGTCCAGGCACGTTATCTACGGATTATAGGCGAGAAGCCGCCAACTGAACTTGAAGAAGTTCAGTTGGCGGCTGATCTGGTCCCGCCATCAGTGACCGATGCCCTGTCTATCGCCTATGAGGGCAATCCAAGCTTCAGGGCCGCGCATCGTGAAATCAAGGCTGCAGAGGCAAGCGTTGAAGAGAACCGTTCCGGATTCCACCCGAAGGTGGATCTGGTAGCCAGCTACGGTCACCGTTCCTACGATGATCTGGGCTTTGATAACTCAGAGACTGACGGTCGGATTGGCATCGAGCTGAACGTCAACCTGTATCGGGGCGGGTCTGACCGGGCGCGGGTTCGCGGTGCCTATGAACAGGTAAATGTTGCCAAGGACCTTCGTGATAAAGCATGTGTGGATATCCGACAGGAAATACAGATTGCCTTCAACGACGTTCGCAATCTGGAGAATCAGATCCCCATTCTGAATAATCACCGGCTTTCCTCAGCTCGGGTAAGAACGGCCTATAAGGATCAATTCGATATCGGTGAACGTACCCTTCTGGACGTTCTGGATGCGGAAAATGAGTACTTTGACGCTAGCCGGGCTTATGCCAATGCAGTCTATGACCGAAAGCTGGCTGTTGCCCGGGTGCAAGCCGGAATGGGTCACCTGGTGTCGTCACTGGGGTTGGTACGAGATGGTCTGCCTTCAATGGAAGAGCTGGGAGTTAGCCCTCTCGAAATTACGGACAGTGTCTGTCCTGCGGTAGCCCTGGATGACTCCGTTAACCTGCTGCTCGATTCCGACAAAGACGGAGTCAAGAATTATAAAGATCGGTGTCCGGGTACGGCTCCGGGAGCGCGTGTTGATGTAAAGGGGTGCGAGGTTGCAAGCGAACTCGAAGTGGTTAAGACTGCCGTTATTGAATTTGCCAATGACTCCGCCAGAATTGAGCCGACCAGTCAGGAATACCTGGATGATATTGGCCGTTTCCTGACCCAGAACCCTGAAGCGCAGGTCGAGATTGTCGGACATGCGTCCAGGACAGGCGCGCCTGCCTACAATCAGGCGTTGTCGCTCAGACGTGCAGAAGCGGTAGCCCAGGTTCTGGCTGATCGTTACGGTATCGACCGCCAGCGTTTGACCACCGAGGGGCAGGGGTTCTATCAGCCAAGGTTCTCACTGGGATCCGCTGCAGCCTTGAACGCCAATCGCAGGGCAGACGTCCGAGTATTGGCCTCTGGCTCTTCTTCACAACTGAAGTGA